One window of Chrysiogenia bacterium genomic DNA carries:
- the rpsQ gene encoding 30S ribosomal protein S17, giving the protein MPKRILQGVVTSDKNEQTITVLVERRFKHPLLQ; this is encoded by the coding sequence ATGCCCAAACGCATCCTGCAAGGCGTCGTGACTTCGGACAAGAACGAGCAGACGATCACCGTCCTCGTCGAGCGCCGCTTCAAGCACCCGCTGCTGCAAA